The Salinibaculum sp. SYNS191 genome has a window encoding:
- a CDS encoding Lrp/AsnC family transcriptional regulator, whose translation MGRDLDDVDRSILYLLQQDARNATAQEIADRVGVSASTIRNRIDQLEEDGIIKGYHPEIDYEAANLPLQVTFVISAPPTELKEYSEQIRGIQGVIDVREMLTGRRNVHVDVVGTTTAEITRITDAIHDTGVEIESSEMMRRRHVQPFNHFFLQGTEEMDARNNAQDEADESETE comes from the coding sequence ATGGGACGCGACCTAGACGACGTCGACCGGAGCATACTCTATCTGCTTCAACAAGACGCCCGCAATGCCACGGCACAGGAGATAGCCGACAGGGTGGGCGTCTCGGCCAGTACCATCCGCAACCGAATCGACCAACTCGAAGAGGACGGTATCATCAAAGGTTATCACCCGGAGATAGATTACGAGGCGGCCAATCTGCCACTGCAAGTCACGTTCGTAATCTCCGCGCCACCGACTGAACTGAAAGAATATTCGGAGCAAATTCGAGGGATTCAGGGCGTAATCGACGTTCGTGAAATGCTGACTGGCCGACGGAACGTCCACGTCGACGTGGTCGGGACGACCACGGCCGAGATAACCCGAATTACCGACGCTATCCACGACACTGGCGTCGAAATCGAGTCGTCAGAGATGATGCGACGGCGGCACGTCCAACCGTTCAACCACTTCTTCCTGCAAGGGACAGAAGAGATGGACGCGCGCAACAACGCCCAGGACGAAGCGGACGAGTCCGAAACTGAATAA
- a CDS encoding DUF7344 domain-containing protein, with the protein MNDKTFDALAHEQRRTLLLDILESNPQDAGVELPTGESAPTDAERRVWISMYHSHLPKLEDYGYIEWNRDAQEVVKGPQFEEIRPLLEWVDDQAELPGQNGQVTP; encoded by the coding sequence ATGAACGACAAAACCTTCGACGCACTCGCGCACGAACAACGCCGAACGCTCTTGCTGGACATTCTCGAATCGAATCCGCAAGACGCGGGGGTTGAATTACCCACAGGGGAATCAGCGCCGACCGACGCCGAGCGACGAGTGTGGATATCGATGTACCACAGTCACCTGCCCAAACTCGAAGACTACGGCTACATCGAGTGGAACAGGGACGCCCAGGAGGTCGTCAAAGGGCCACAGTTCGAGGAAATTCGGCCACTGCTCGAATGGGTGGACGACCAGGCGGAACTCCCCGGCCAGAACGGCCAGGTCACCCCATGA
- a CDS encoding helix-turn-helix domain-containing protein, translating into MKSSDTDTELLTTAVERGYFKVPRQTSLGDIAEAHDMSDVEASERLRTELDRVLREHLDGVDATVAPEQD; encoded by the coding sequence ATGAAATCGAGCGACACAGACACGGAACTCCTGACGACCGCCGTCGAACGGGGCTACTTCAAGGTCCCCCGGCAAACATCGTTAGGAGACATCGCGGAGGCTCACGACATGTCGGACGTAGAAGCGTCCGAACGACTCCGGACCGAGCTTGATAGGGTACTTCGTGAACATCTCGACGGAGTTGACGCCACTGTCGCTCCGGAACAGGACTAG
- a CDS encoding universal stress protein, protein MTTPSLGGLLSDASEASEHLPRVAGRFDGDHVLAPLLTAARPTVTDQLTVATTLANVSDASLSLVTPVAYPDQMAPVCHQNAGEMDESALLEWALTRTEESEVYTERGLLYTRDLVRRVLRTVRANDVDTLVLPSGAHVSRLRKGLLDQIAAQAACDVVVVNGQSGYDSVTSILLPVAGGPHSGLAADLARSIAVDCDAWVDVLHVVDAAASERERQAAQTLVGDIATRIGRPDTTTTWVLEERRTAQAIAEQSRYYDLTVIGAPTKGRLRRLLYGSTNRSVRDKARSVVLSARSNSHRPSDTVSTPES, encoded by the coding sequence ATGACCACGCCGTCACTCGGAGGCCTGTTGAGCGACGCAAGCGAGGCGTCCGAGCACCTACCGCGCGTCGCGGGACGGTTCGACGGCGACCACGTCCTCGCGCCGCTTTTGACCGCCGCCCGACCGACCGTGACCGACCAGCTCACGGTCGCGACGACGCTCGCGAACGTCTCCGACGCCTCGCTCTCGCTCGTGACCCCGGTCGCGTATCCCGACCAGATGGCACCGGTCTGTCACCAGAACGCCGGCGAGATGGACGAGTCCGCACTCCTTGAGTGGGCGCTCACCCGGACGGAGGAATCGGAGGTCTACACCGAGCGGGGCCTGCTCTACACCCGCGACCTCGTGCGGCGCGTGCTCCGGACGGTCCGGGCCAACGACGTCGACACGCTCGTGTTGCCGAGCGGGGCGCACGTCAGCCGGCTCCGGAAGGGGCTCCTCGACCAGATTGCGGCACAGGCCGCGTGCGACGTCGTCGTCGTCAACGGCCAGTCCGGCTACGACTCGGTCACCTCCATCCTCCTGCCGGTCGCCGGTGGCCCCCACTCGGGCCTCGCCGCGGACCTCGCCCGGTCGATCGCCGTGGACTGCGACGCGTGGGTGGACGTGCTCCACGTGGTCGACGCCGCCGCGTCGGAGCGGGAACGCCAGGCGGCACAGACGCTGGTGGGGGACATCGCGACGCGAATCGGCCGTCCCGACACGACGACGACCTGGGTGCTGGAGGAGCGCCGGACCGCCCAGGCCATCGCCGAGCAGTCGCGCTACTACGACCTGACGGTCATCGGCGCGCCGACCAAGGGTCGGCTGCGGCGTCTCCTCTATGGCTCGACGAACCGCTCCGTGCGAGACAAGGCCCGCAGCGTCGTCCTCTCCGCGCGGAGCAACAGTCACCGCCCGTCCGACACCGTCTCGACGCCGGAGTCGTAG
- a CDS encoding helix-turn-helix domain-containing protein translates to MSTQGRDTEFTLSDVTQIFEARTDYAEPLTASEIAEELGCSRRTALNKLHELEDGTDLKSKKVGGRSRVWWIPVNV, encoded by the coding sequence ATGAGCACGCAGGGTCGCGATACGGAGTTCACCCTCTCGGACGTGACACAGATATTCGAAGCCCGGACCGACTACGCCGAACCGCTGACCGCGAGCGAGATCGCCGAGGAACTGGGCTGCTCGCGCCGGACCGCGCTGAACAAACTCCACGAACTGGAGGACGGGACGGACCTCAAGAGCAAGAAAGTCGGCGGCCGCAGTCGCGTCTGGTGGATTCCGGTCAACGTCTGA
- a CDS encoding DUF7261 family protein — translation MSRRGQLVLLAAAALAIALVPMTVAHLQLGYSADIETASVDETTLADAQQTLQRALDDATASVPSRYTWSNRSGAVTSVHDSLAPTFEAMHTARLDAGTVVRVSYNGTRAREWAARHCPGGPNRNFGSCVADRGVVVQERAGDTHVLAAAVDVRVTTERRDASLLTVVRTVSARTP, via the coding sequence ATGAGCCGCCGCGGCCAGCTCGTGTTGCTCGCGGCTGCTGCGCTCGCCATCGCCCTCGTTCCCATGACCGTCGCGCACCTCCAGCTCGGGTACAGCGCCGACATCGAGACGGCCTCGGTCGACGAGACGACGCTGGCGGACGCACAGCAGACACTCCAGCGGGCCCTCGACGACGCGACTGCATCGGTCCCGTCGCGGTACACCTGGTCGAACAGGTCCGGCGCGGTAACCTCGGTACACGACAGTCTCGCCCCCACCTTCGAGGCGATGCACACCGCTCGACTCGACGCCGGGACTGTCGTTCGCGTCTCCTACAACGGCACTCGGGCGCGGGAGTGGGCGGCACGGCACTGTCCCGGCGGGCCGAATCGGAACTTCGGCTCGTGCGTCGCCGACCGCGGCGTCGTCGTCCAGGAGCGGGCCGGAGACACGCACGTCCTCGCCGCCGCCGTCGACGTTCGCGTGACGACCGAGCGCCGGGACGCCTCGCTCCTGACCGTCGTGCGAACCGTCTCCGCCCGGACACCGTGA
- a CDS encoding DUF7262 family protein produces MGRGQASITAIEAGLGVLLLLGVTVTFALGTGAPADDRTQLDAYATDALTILATEQPRHGGSTRLSELAASRGSFAREKSALERRLDRLLPPNVLFRVETAYGTAGYRLPDDVATGTATVTTRHGDVSLRVWYV; encoded by the coding sequence ATGGGTAGAGGACAGGCGTCGATTACCGCTATCGAGGCGGGGCTGGGAGTGCTCCTCCTGCTTGGCGTCACCGTCACCTTCGCGCTGGGGACCGGCGCGCCGGCGGACGACCGGACGCAACTGGACGCCTACGCGACCGACGCCCTGACCATTCTCGCCACCGAGCAGCCACGCCACGGCGGTTCGACGCGTCTGTCGGAACTCGCCGCGTCGCGTGGGTCGTTCGCACGGGAGAAATCGGCTCTCGAACGCCGGCTGGACAGGTTGCTCCCGCCGAACGTGCTCTTTCGGGTCGAGACAGCGTACGGCACCGCCGGCTACCGGCTGCCCGACGACGTCGCGACCGGGACCGCGACCGTGACCACGCGTCACGGCGACGTCTCACTCCGGGTGTGGTACGTATGA
- a CDS encoding DUF7263 family protein gives MRAQTSLPALGFALLVLTGVLVLGVAVADGSLVDADRPALERQAAVDLSDRLVAPDSPLTERGNVVNRSAVAAFDAGRLRSRYGLRTGTEATISLEGSVIASTGSVEAGTTITRLVVVESVGERTLTPAFTGRNSVTLPRRSRRARISIAPPNATVTTVRANDRVVLHNDSGLRGRFEVSLSPYRTTTFRFESTAHLTAGSVDITYYPTRTEKARLEVTVDG, from the coding sequence ATGAGGGCCCAGACCTCGCTCCCGGCCCTGGGTTTTGCCCTCCTGGTTCTGACGGGCGTGCTCGTCCTGGGCGTCGCTGTCGCCGACGGCTCGCTGGTCGACGCCGACCGGCCGGCGCTGGAGCGACAGGCGGCCGTGGACCTCTCAGACAGACTCGTTGCTCCCGACTCGCCGCTGACCGAGCGCGGGAACGTGGTGAACCGGTCCGCAGTCGCCGCGTTCGACGCGGGACGTCTCCGGAGCCGGTACGGACTCAGAACCGGAACCGAGGCGACTATCTCCCTCGAAGGAAGTGTGATCGCGTCGACCGGATCGGTCGAGGCGGGGACGACGATTACGCGGCTGGTCGTCGTCGAGAGCGTTGGCGAGCGGACGCTGACACCGGCGTTCACCGGGCGCAACAGCGTCACGCTTCCACGGCGGAGCCGCCGTGCCAGAATCAGCATCGCGCCCCCGAACGCGACGGTCACGACCGTCCGGGCGAACGACCGGGTCGTGTTGCACAACGACTCCGGACTCCGGGGTCGCTTCGAGGTCTCGCTGTCGCCGTACCGGACGACGACGTTCCGCTTCGAGTCCACGGCCCATCTCACTGCCGGGAGCGTCGACATCACCTACTATCCGACCAGAACGGAGAAGGCGCGACTGGAGGTGACTGTCGATGGGTAG
- a CDS encoding DUF7266 family protein — MDNRAVSPVVGKLLATGIAVLYVASATGLLLGGVVPDYRAAAGDELGERVLATAAGELERSLPAADGRSDVLLTRDLPRTIAGDRYRLVLTSGTLALDHPDDSLDARARLSLPTGIRVLNATWESGDPLTIRVRGTPGNRTLTLAEGTG; from the coding sequence ATGGATAACCGCGCCGTCAGCCCTGTCGTCGGGAAACTGCTCGCGACCGGCATCGCGGTGCTGTACGTCGCCAGCGCCACGGGGCTCTTGCTCGGTGGCGTGGTCCCCGACTACCGGGCCGCGGCGGGGGACGAACTCGGCGAGCGGGTCCTGGCGACTGCGGCAGGCGAACTGGAGCGGTCGCTCCCGGCGGCCGACGGTCGGAGTGACGTACTCCTGACGCGGGACCTCCCGCGGACCATCGCCGGCGACCGGTACCGACTGGTTCTCACCAGCGGCACACTCGCACTCGACCACCCGGACGACAGCCTCGACGCCCGGGCTCGCCTTTCGCTCCCGACGGGGATTCGCGTCCTGAACGCCACGTGGGAGAGCGGCGACCCGCTGACGATTCGCGTGCGCGGCACCCCGGGTAATCGAACGCTCACGCTCGCGGAGGGGACGGGATGA
- a CDS encoding DUF7289 family protein, with amino-acid sequence MSRAQSHVVGVALMLGIAVVALGGLTAAVGSLVDAQTATADAARVADEMDSALRPVSVTGPHAGAVRFADGTLSTVDRDLRVLRNGTVVATHSVGGLVFDAGERRVAFLAGAIVRGSPGNAWLQTPPLVTGSERNAVIAVGVPHLGAGTVARSGHGPTTITLRTNVSHSRRDLGTGRYAVAVETVTPDPFARHFREANATVERRDIDGDDVRSVVATYPGVRRGYLAVHDLALEVDDG; translated from the coding sequence ATGAGCCGCGCACAGTCTCACGTCGTCGGCGTGGCACTCATGCTCGGTATCGCCGTCGTCGCGCTCGGTGGGCTGACCGCCGCGGTCGGGTCGCTCGTCGACGCACAGACCGCGACCGCCGACGCCGCCCGCGTCGCGGACGAGATGGACAGCGCTCTCCGTCCCGTCTCGGTCACCGGGCCGCACGCGGGTGCCGTTCGGTTCGCCGACGGGACGCTGTCGACCGTCGACAGGGACCTCAGGGTCCTCCGCAACGGGACGGTCGTCGCCACACACAGCGTCGGCGGGCTCGTCTTCGACGCCGGCGAGCGCCGGGTGGCCTTTCTCGCCGGCGCAATCGTCAGGGGTTCGCCGGGGAACGCGTGGCTCCAGACGCCCCCGCTCGTGACCGGTTCGGAGCGCAACGCGGTCATCGCCGTCGGCGTGCCCCACCTCGGGGCCGGTACGGTCGCCCGCAGCGGACACGGTCCGACCACGATCACTCTGCGAACCAACGTCAGTCACTCGCGCCGCGACCTCGGGACCGGCCGGTACGCCGTCGCCGTCGAGACGGTCACCCCGGACCCGTTCGCACGCCACTTCCGCGAGGCCAACGCGACCGTCGAACGGCGGGACATCGACGGGGACGACGTCCGGAGCGTCGTCGCCACGTATCCGGGCGTTCGTCGGGGCTATCTCGCGGTCCACGACCTCGCGCTGGAGGTGGACGATGGATAA